The following proteins are encoded in a genomic region of Chroogloeocystis siderophila 5.2 s.c.1:
- a CDS encoding alcohol dehydrogenase catalytic domain-containing protein yields the protein MKAQVYRGVKQLSYEELPIPTLEADEVLVRVRVVGLCQSDIKKILYPLHEPPRIFGHETAGVIAAIGKDVKNWQVGTRVVVMHHIPCMRCGYCLNDNFSMCDVYKNICTTAGFAPSGGGFAEYVKVPGHIVRNGGLIPIPEHVSFEIASFVEPTNCCLKAVKKAQIAPGQTVLVAGAGPIGLMFIMLVKYFGARAIATDLLPSRIAKALSVGAQAAFDARDADLVAKIHAMTERMGVDTTLLAVPSEKAFFQALDCTRKGGKVLFFAEFAEEVEIPLNPNILYRREIDLIGSYSSSFRLQSLAADIVFNSRIDVAALISDRFPLQELSAAVERAIAPTQETYKILIYPQGDD from the coding sequence ATGAAAGCACAGGTGTATCGCGGTGTCAAGCAGCTAAGTTACGAAGAGTTGCCAATACCGACTCTCGAAGCTGATGAAGTGTTGGTACGAGTGCGCGTTGTCGGTTTGTGTCAATCGGATATTAAAAAAATTCTTTATCCTTTACATGAACCGCCGCGCATTTTTGGACATGAAACAGCAGGAGTCATTGCCGCAATTGGAAAAGATGTGAAAAACTGGCAAGTAGGAACTCGCGTCGTTGTGATGCACCACATTCCTTGTATGCGCTGCGGCTACTGTCTCAACGACAATTTCTCAATGTGTGATGTGTATAAAAACATTTGTACAACAGCGGGATTTGCACCCAGCGGTGGTGGTTTTGCTGAGTACGTTAAGGTTCCTGGTCATATTGTACGTAACGGTGGGTTAATTCCGATTCCAGAACATGTGAGTTTTGAAATCGCTAGTTTTGTCGAACCAACGAATTGCTGTCTCAAAGCGGTGAAAAAAGCTCAAATTGCCCCAGGACAAACTGTATTGGTGGCAGGTGCAGGACCAATTGGGTTAATGTTTATTATGTTGGTAAAGTATTTTGGCGCGCGGGCGATCGCAACTGACTTACTTCCTTCCCGAATTGCCAAAGCCTTAAGTGTTGGTGCCCAAGCTGCGTTTGACGCACGTGATGCAGATTTAGTCGCAAAAATTCATGCGATGACCGAGAGGATGGGTGTTGATACGACACTCCTTGCAGTTCCTAGCGAAAAAGCTTTTTTTCAAGCTTTAGACTGTACGCGCAAAGGTGGTAAAGTTCTATTCTTTGCAGAATTCGCTGAGGAAGTTGAAATTCCCTTAAATCCAAATATTCTTTACCGTCGCGAAATTGACTTGATCGGTAGCTACAGTTCCTCGTTTCGGTTGCAAAGTCTCGCTGCAGATATTGTGTTCAATTCGCGCATCGATGTCGCTGCTTTGATTAGCGATCGCTTTCCTTTACAAGAATTATCGGCGGCGGTAGAACGCGCGATCGCTCCTACTCAAGAGACTTACAAAATCTTGATTTATCCCCAAGGCGATGATTGA